Below is a genomic region from Mucilaginibacter auburnensis.
GCGTTTATTTACAGAATCGGTATTAGTTGTCATTACGGATATCTTGCTGTTAACAACTGATTTGCCCCCAAAAGTAAATCTGTTTACTACAGGTGTTATACTACCAGTAAAACTGGTATGCTTCAAAATCAAGTTAGTATTGTTAAGGTAAATAGCGGTGGGGAAACCACTGAATTGTAGGCTATCTAACAAAGTTACTTTGGCTGTAGGTGATATTACAATGGCGGGACCGTGGTAGGCGGTGTCACGCTGTAAAATAATGTTGCCTCTGGCTTTTACAAAAAGGCTGTCGGCCTTTATAAATATCGTATCAGTTATTAATATCGGGCTTTTAAAAATACTGTCAGACAGAACAAGTGTGTCGCCTTTGGCATTGTTGAACGCATCCTGCAATAAAACTTCCTGGGTATTACGTGCGGGATTTGTTGTTTTAGTCGCTGTATCGTTATGCGGTGCATACTTTTGCCACTGCATAAAAAGCCATATTGATGATGCCAGTAGGGCTAGGCAAATTATAAATAGCAATAGAGTTAATAAATTACTTTTTTTAGGTTGCATTGGTGTTAAAATCTCATTCTGGGGTATATGCTCAACTATTGGCAGTTGTTCGTCAAGCGAAACCGTGCTTTTTTTTGCTGTAGAAGCCTGTAGCACTGTACCTGATGTTTGAGGTGCTTTGTTGTTTTTTACCAAAACAACGGTAATATTATCATTGCCACCGTTAACGTTGGCCGCCTCAATAAGTGCAGCAGTTTTTTGTTCAAGCGTGTCATTACCGGTAACCAGTTGCGTGATGTCGTTTTTATCCACCATGTCGGTAAGTCCATCGCTACATAACAGCAGCATGTCGCCCGGTAAAAACGGAGATTGCCCCGTTTCAATATAAGTATCATCAGTTTCTATCAATTCGCTAAAACCCAATGCTTTATTTATTTCATTGCGCTTAGGGTGTTTCATGGCAGCAGTTTCAGTTAACCTGCCTGAATCTTCCAAATACCCAACAAAAGAATGGTCGTTTGTTATTTTTACAAGAGATCCATCTCGCAGCAAATAAAGTCTGGTATCACCTACGTGAGCATAGAAAAACTGATTGTTTTTTAGATCGGCAACGGCCAGCGTAGCCACACACGCCATTTGTTCATGCTTCCTATTGACTTGTTTTTCGGCATAGATCCTGGCATTTGCGCGCTTGAACGCATCAATCATATCGGGGATTAGATCGCCTTTGCTTTGTCCCAGGTGTTTTAATATTTCTTCTTTAGCAAGGTCTGCTGCAACTTCTCCACCGTGGTATCCGCCTACTCCGTCAATAACGCAAGCTAATATATATTGCTTGTTTGAACTTAACTGCGCAATAAACGTATCTTCGTTATTGTCGCGTACTTTACCGGTATCTGTTTGCCCGAAGAAGTTCTCAGCCATTTTAGTTGCCCGATTTTTTTATATCAATGAAATGTGTGACCAATAAGCCAAGAACCAATATCAATAGCACTATGGATAATATGTGCGACATACTATGCTTTGAATAGATTAATACCAATAATTCCGTTAAGCAATAACCGTGAATTTACAGGAAGCTCCACCCAAAGCGGTGCGTTAATATCACTGGCTTTAACAACAACTTCGTTCATGGTAGTTACCTCGCCAAAGGATGCCAGGTAAAACTTGCCATCTGTTTTATTAAATTTTATTTGAAGGTGCGGAGAGTTAACCCATTCTGACGGAATTTTGAAAATATGAGGTTCGTCGCGCGTTTCATCGTTGCCAGATACGATTATATCATCAGCTTTCATTAAATACTCCACCTTTTTACCGGCAAATTGTTTGTCAGGAATGATGGTCTCTAAACGTGCTATTGCATTGCTGGTTAAAGATTTTTCTTCGTTATATTCCAACTCTTCTTCGTATGGGATTTCCATATAGCCATCGCTGTAATAAGTAAAGCCCTTCAAAATATCATTATTAACATCAAAGGTTTGCGCAATACCAGTTTGTCGAGGAATGAATGTTACCCGTAAATTCTCAGGTTTGGGGGTGTTATTGTTATCAGGTAGTAGCTTACCTATAAAGCCCTTATCTCCGCGAACATAGTCCGGGTGGGATACCAGCCTGAAAACCCATTTAGAACCTGAAGGCTCAACCGTTTTGCCGGCGGCCCTTAGCTGTTTTAATATCTCGTAAAATTTTTTTACCGTTTCTTTGGCTATCAAACCAAAAATACCCTGCTTGTTTTCAACAAAATCACGGTAGTCGTCAGCGTTAAAACTAATAATGAATTCATGATAGAAAACTACACGGTTCCCAAATGATAGCTCTTTAATAGAGTCATCAAACTTTTCTATAATGTATTTATAAACTGTATCTGGGGTTAATGCGGGAGTTTTTCCGTTTATGCCCGATGTTTCATTGGTAAGAAACCAATCCTGTATGCCTAAACGTTGCCAGAAATTTCCTTTAGTTTCCATTAATATTGCAAGTATGTGTACTGAACACTTTACTATTATAGATGTTTTATGTTGAATTATATTGTTTTAAAACTCGGTTGGCGCTAACGTTGTGTCCGGGTTTTGATCCGTTCCGGTATCAACTTGAGCTTGCTGCGCAGCTTCTCTGACGCGTCGTTGTTCTTCTTCTTCTTCTCTTAAAGAGTCACGCCTGCGTTGAAGTGCCTGCTCCATCAACTCACGTTCTATCATCTGAGTAGATGTGTCTGCCTTTGCTATGCTATCTGTCCTTGCTGCATTGTCCCTGCCGGAAAAACCGTCTTTAAAAAACAACAGGTAGCCTGATAGCAACATAAACACAATCATGAGCGCGAAAATGCTGTTAAAAAATGCTTTGGATACCGGTGCGCCAGATACTCCGGATGTTGTTACCGGTTGTGATCGTTCGGCCAGTACCCGTTGCAGCCTTTTATTTTCTTCCTGTAAAGCTATTATTTCAGGTTGAAGTGCATTAATAACGTTAATACCTGTAGAAACACTGCCATTTGCGATAGCGTGGTGCAATTCAACGCCGCTATCATAACGATCTTCAGGGCGTTTTTGCAGGCACCTATTTATCACTTCAAGCAACCACGCAGGCACCTGCATCTCAGTTTCTTTTTTTTCTTCGTTCCAAGATTTAGGCAGGTTATTTCTTCGCAATTGCAATACATCAGGCACACTATCTTCCATATGCGCCACCATTACCGTATTGCGTGCCGTATCGCTGTTGTTATTTAAAGGGAATGGTACCTGACCGCTTAATAATTCGTATAGGATAATACCGTAGCTGTATACATCGGTTTGCAACAGCATTTTACCTTCATTTTGCTCGGGGGCCATAAATTCAACAGCGCCGGCGTGGCGTATGCTGGTGCGGCGCTGTTCCTCACTCATAATAGCCAGTCCGAAATCAAGCAGTACATAGTTACCTGTATGCGTGTTATACTTTATGTTATCGCTTTTTATATCACCGTGTTTAACGCCCACTTTATGGCAATGTTTAAGTGCGCACGACAACTGATCTGCAACTTTTAGCAGTTCTTTCAGCGTAAATATTTTTTCATTTGGCGGAGTAAGCAATTCGCTCAGATCGGGCCCCTCAATATATTCCATTTCTATGTAAGGGAACGAGCCGCTTTCAGTAATACCCCAGCTCAGCATTTTTACTACATTGGGATTCGGTTTTTCATTTACTTTTTTGAGTTTGGCTACCTCATTTTGGAAGTTGCGATAGTTTTTGTCCTGCGCATTTTCTATGTGGATTGGTGTTGGTATAAGTTTTACTGCGGTATAAATGGCGCCTGTACGTTTGCCTTTATATACAGAACCTTGCCCTCCGGTGCGCAGGGCACCTAAATTTTCAAGACCGTCTGCTATTGTAAATATTTTACTCATGCTAAATAAAATTACACTTATTGGGCGCATTTTGTTGCAGGTTTTGAAATGGAAATTTTAATGCCATTTAGTAAGAGATATAAAAGCGCTTATAACAAAGTATGTAACCCACAAATCAAATGGCGAATTGAAATTAAATTAATCGTTACATTTGGGGTATGTTATCCAACTGGAAAAATATTATTAAAAACCCGGAATGAAGGAGTGCTAAAACTACAGCACTATTTATTCATTTTTTAATATTTTTTCATGAGAACTATTATTGAACCATTTAAGATCAAATCGGTTGAGCCGATCCATTTTACTACGGCCGAAGAGCGCGCCGTTTTGCTTAAAGAAGCACATTATAACCCTTTTCTTTTACGATCCAGAGATGTTATTATTGACCTGTTAACAGACAGCGGAACCGGTGCCATGAGCAGTGAACAATGGGCGGGTGTAATGCGTGGTGACGAAAGTTACGCAGGTAGCGACAGTTTCTTCCGTTTTGAAGCTGCGGTGCGCGATTTAACGCACATGCCTTTTATTATACCTGTCCATCAAGGCCGTGCGGCAGAAAAGATATTATTTACAATTAAAGGTGGAATAGGAAAATATGTTGTAAGCAATACCTTATTTGATACAACCCGAGCAAATATAGAATTTTCCGGAGCTTTAGGAGTGGACTTGCTAACAACCGCCAGCAAAGACCCGTCTGTTCCGGCTCCGTTTAAAGGGAACATGGATACGGAAAGACTTCGCGAATTTATACAAGAGAAAGGCGCGGAAAATATATCCCTTATTATAATGACTGTTACCAATAATTCCGGAGGCGGTCAACCGGTTAGCATGGCTAATATTAGAGAAGTTAAGTCAATTTGTTTAGAATATAAGATACCCTTTTTTATTGATGCCTGCCGTTTTGCAGAAAACTGCTACTTCATTCAACAACGCGAACCGGAGTTTAAGGATAAAACAGTTAAAGAAATAGCACAGGAATTGTTTTCTTATGCAGATGGTTGCACAATGAGCGCGAAAAAGGACGCATTTGCAAATATTGGTGGCTTTTTAGCGGTACATGATCAGCAACTGGCGGAAGAATGCCGTAATCTGCTTATTATTACGGAAGGCTTTCCAACATACGGAGGGTTATCGGGCCGTGATCTTGAGGCTATTGCAATAGGTTTAAAAGAAATAGTTGAAGAGGATTATCTAAAATATCGTATTCGCAGTATTGAATACATTGGTGAAAAACTGGATGAATTTCAAGTGCCGTATCTGAAACCAACTGGCGGACATGCGCTGTACCTTGATGCGAAAGCTTTTTTACCACATATACCTGCGCACGAGTTTCCGGGACAGGCATTGTGCGCGGCATTGTATCTGGAGGGAGGAATAAGAGGTGTGGAGATTGGGTCAGTAATGTTCGGCGAGCATGCGCAGCAGGAACTTGTGCGACTGGCTATCCCCCGACGTACCTATACACAAAGCCATATGGATTACTTAACAGAGGTAATAATTGCCGTTTTTGAAAAACGTTCAAATGTGAGTGGAATGAAGATGGTTTATCAAACTCCGTTTCTTAGACACTTTACTGCAAAATTTGAGTTGGTCAAATAAATTGATAGCCAACATAAATTATAAGCCGCTTTATGCTATAAAAGAAGTTTCATAAAAAGCTTTAAAACATTTATATAGTATGAAGCGGCTTAAACCGATTTAACAATTGTATTCAGTACTTTTCGAGATGTTTAACATTACTAATATAACTATTTAAATATCAATATATTATATTAATTACCTTTATTAATAGTTGTATCTGTTATAACTCGCCTTAAAATCAATCGCCATATCCTTAAAACGTGCCGATACAGTTTTAAGAAACTCTTCGTCAAGTAATTCAAATACACTATTCACGCCGTCGGTAAGGTCCATTTCTGCTACTTTATAAGTTTGCTCCAATGTTCCCCGTTCCATCTTCACAATAAACTTTTGGTTCATACTAAAAATCGTGATTTTAAAATCCGCGTGGGGTAACTCAGCTACTACTCTCATCTGGCTAAATAAATCATTAAAAATGATATTCGTCTTATTTTCTTTGACATGTCCGTAATTACCTTTGTTTATATGGCAGAAGACTTAATTATTAGCAAAGCTGAAACTAAGAAGGAACAATACACATCACTTATACCTCAAATAGAAGCTTTGCTTTCCGGAGAAGATGATGTAATTGCAAACATGGGCAACGTTTGTGCTGCGCTTAAAGAACAATTTAATTGGCTTTGGGTAGGTTTTTACTTAGTAAAAGGCGAGGAGCTGGTACTCGGCCCGTTCCAAGGCCCTGTGGCTTGTACGCGAATTAAAAAGGGTAAAGGGGTTTGCGGCACTGCCTGGCATGAGCAGCAAACCATCATCGTGCCGGATGTTGAACAGTTTCCCGGTCACATTGCTTGCAGTTCAGCATCTGTTTCAGAAATAGTATTACCTGTTTTTCAAAATGGTGAAGTGGTAGCAGTGTTAGATGTGGATAGCGAATATCACGCGCATTTTGACGAGGTAGATGCAAAATACCTGGCCGAGATTATAAACCTTGTTAAGTTATAATGGCAATGCCCAGAGTATTTTTGATACCCGGCTTGGGTGCTGACACACGTATTTATAATAACATTGAGATATCAGATTACGAAGTTGTGCCGGTTGATTGGATTATACCTGATGTAACAGATACTTTAGAAAAGTATGCGCAAAAGGTTATTAGCGAATATGATATAAAATACAATGATGTTGTTATTGGTAATTCTTTAGGAGGTATGATCGCCATGGAAATAGCTAAGAAAGTGCCGTTAAGTAAAACTATATTAATCTCCAGTATACGCACGGTGCATGAAGCCCCGTGGTATTTTAGCGTATTTAGAAAAGCGCCTATTTACAAATTATTACCTGATAAAGTATTTACTCATCTCGGCGGTGCTATAAGGCCTGTTTTTGGCAACATGAAAGAGGAGGAGCTTTGGCTTTTTAAAGATATGATTTTGCATGCTTCTCCGTTTTTTATGAAATGGGCCATGTGGGCGGTATTGCATTGGACAAACGAAACCGTACCCAATAACGTTTATCAGATCATTGGTGATGTTGACAGGGTTTTCCCATTAAATCGAAACATGGAGCCAATTATCGTAAAAGGGGGTACCCATATTATGATATTTGACAAAGCCAAAGAAGTAAATAAAGCGTTGAAAAACATCTTGCGTAAAAAATGAAAATACCTACATCTTTTTATGAGCGAAATGATGTTGTGGCACTTGCAAGAGAGCTGTTAGGTAAGCATTTATTTACTTGTATAAATGGTGTAATAACAGGTGGATATATAGTTGAAACAGAAGCTTATAATGGCATTAATGATAAAGCAGCGCACAGTTACGGCGGCCGATTAACCCAGCGCACAAAAACTATGTTTGCGTCAGGTGGCATTGCTTATGTTTACCTTTGTTACGGCATTCATGAAATGTTCAATATTGTTGTTTCTAATGAAGGTGATCCATGTGCAATTCTGATAAGGGCTATTCATCCAACAATTGGGTTAGATGATATGTTGACAAGGCGTAAAATGCTTATTGCGAAACATAATATTACATCCGGGCCCGGCTCTGTTGGGCAGGCTCTTGGTATTGATCGTAAATTAAATGGCTTGAGTTTACAAAGTGATGTTTTATGGTTGGAAGATAACGGCCTCAGCTTTACAGATGACCAAATTGCTGCTGTACCTCGTGTAGGTGTCGCATATGCAAAAGAGGATGCATTGCTTCCTTATCGCTTTTACGTTAAAGGAGATCCCTATGTTAGCAAACCCAATAAGGCTTGATATGTAAACTAAGCTCTGTAAGCCGCTTTTAGACATACGTGATATCTTTGGTTCGTTACATAATAATTATTTGTTTAAAATAACTCTTTGTGCTTAAAATAGCTTTCGATCAAATATATGCACACCCGCTGCCAGATGGACATCGCTTTCCAATGCTGAAGTATGAGCTCATACCAGAACAACTGATACACCAAGGGATAATAACCGACGAAAATTTGTTTAGTCCTGATTTATGTTCGGAAGAAGTTATTCTGGCAACACATGATGCAGTGTACTGGCAGCAATTACATCATCTCGCATTAACAGCAAAGGAGCAGAGGCGAATTGGCTTTCCACTCACCGATAGGTTGGTAGCTCGTGAG
It encodes:
- a CDS encoding PP2C family protein-serine/threonine phosphatase, whose product is MAENFFGQTDTGKVRDNNEDTFIAQLSSNKQYILACVIDGVGGYHGGEVAADLAKEEILKHLGQSKGDLIPDMIDAFKRANARIYAEKQVNRKHEQMACVATLAVADLKNNQFFYAHVGDTRLYLLRDGSLVKITNDHSFVGYLEDSGRLTETAAMKHPKRNEINKALGFSELIETDDTYIETGQSPFLPGDMLLLCSDGLTDMVDKNDITQLVTGNDTLEQKTAALIEAANVNGGNDNITVVLVKNNKAPQTSGTVLQASTAKKSTVSLDEQLPIVEHIPQNEILTPMQPKKSNLLTLLLFIICLALLASSIWLFMQWQKYAPHNDTATKTTNPARNTQEVLLQDAFNNAKGDTLVLSDSIFKSPILITDTIFIKADSLFVKARGNIILQRDTAYHGPAIVISPTAKVTLLDSLQFSGFPTAIYLNNTNLILKHTSFTGSITPVVNRFTFGGKSVVNSKISVMTTNTDSVNKRHANINGSK
- a CDS encoding serine/threonine protein kinase → MSKIFTIADGLENLGALRTGGQGSVYKGKRTGAIYTAVKLIPTPIHIENAQDKNYRNFQNEVAKLKKVNEKPNPNVVKMLSWGITESGSFPYIEMEYIEGPDLSELLTPPNEKIFTLKELLKVADQLSCALKHCHKVGVKHGDIKSDNIKYNTHTGNYVLLDFGLAIMSEEQRRTSIRHAGAVEFMAPEQNEGKMLLQTDVYSYGIILYELLSGQVPFPLNNNSDTARNTVMVAHMEDSVPDVLQLRRNNLPKSWNEEKKETEMQVPAWLLEVINRCLQKRPEDRYDSGVELHHAIANGSVSTGINVINALQPEIIALQEENKRLQRVLAERSQPVTTSGVSGAPVSKAFFNSIFALMIVFMLLSGYLLFFKDGFSGRDNAARTDSIAKADTSTQMIERELMEQALQRRRDSLREEEEEQRRVREAAQQAQVDTGTDQNPDTTLAPTEF
- a CDS encoding tryptophanase; this translates as MRTIIEPFKIKSVEPIHFTTAEERAVLLKEAHYNPFLLRSRDVIIDLLTDSGTGAMSSEQWAGVMRGDESYAGSDSFFRFEAAVRDLTHMPFIIPVHQGRAAEKILFTIKGGIGKYVVSNTLFDTTRANIEFSGALGVDLLTTASKDPSVPAPFKGNMDTERLREFIQEKGAENISLIIMTVTNNSGGGQPVSMANIREVKSICLEYKIPFFIDACRFAENCYFIQQREPEFKDKTVKEIAQELFSYADGCTMSAKKDAFANIGGFLAVHDQQLAEECRNLLIITEGFPTYGGLSGRDLEAIAIGLKEIVEEDYLKYRIRSIEYIGEKLDEFQVPYLKPTGGHALYLDAKAFLPHIPAHEFPGQALCAALYLEGGIRGVEIGSVMFGEHAQQELVRLAIPRRTYTQSHMDYLTEVIIAVFEKRSNVSGMKMVYQTPFLRHFTAKFELVK
- a CDS encoding GAF domain-containing protein, with product MAEDLIISKAETKKEQYTSLIPQIEALLSGEDDVIANMGNVCAALKEQFNWLWVGFYLVKGEELVLGPFQGPVACTRIKKGKGVCGTAWHEQQTIIVPDVEQFPGHIACSSASVSEIVLPVFQNGEVVAVLDVDSEYHAHFDEVDAKYLAEIINLVKL
- a CDS encoding alpha/beta fold hydrolase, whose protein sequence is MPRVFLIPGLGADTRIYNNIEISDYEVVPVDWIIPDVTDTLEKYAQKVISEYDIKYNDVVIGNSLGGMIAMEIAKKVPLSKTILISSIRTVHEAPWYFSVFRKAPIYKLLPDKVFTHLGGAIRPVFGNMKEEELWLFKDMILHASPFFMKWAMWAVLHWTNETVPNNVYQIIGDVDRVFPLNRNMEPIIVKGGTHIMIFDKAKEVNKALKNILRKK
- a CDS encoding DNA-3-methyladenine glycosylase → MKIPTSFYERNDVVALARELLGKHLFTCINGVITGGYIVETEAYNGINDKAAHSYGGRLTQRTKTMFASGGIAYVYLCYGIHEMFNIVVSNEGDPCAILIRAIHPTIGLDDMLTRRKMLIAKHNITSGPGSVGQALGIDRKLNGLSLQSDVLWLEDNGLSFTDDQIAAVPRVGVAYAKEDALLPYRFYVKGDPYVSKPNKA